The Burkholderia cepacia genome includes a region encoding these proteins:
- the smc gene encoding chromosome segregation protein SMC, giving the protein MRLSSIKLAGFKSFVDPTHFQVPGQLVGVVGPNGCGKSNIIDAVRWVLGESRASELRGESMQDVIFNGSTARKPGSRASVELIFDNSDGRAAGQWGQYGEIAVKRVLTRDGTSSYYINNLPARRRDIQDIFLGTGLGPRAYAIIGQGMIARIIEAKPEELRVFLEEAAGVSKYKERRRETENRLHDTRENLTRVEDIVRELGANLEKLEAQAVVATKYKELVADGEEKQRLLWLLRKNEAAGEQQKQQRAIEQAQIDLEAQTAKLREVEAQLETLRVAHYSASDAMQGAQGSLYEANAEVSRLEAEIKFIVESRNRVQAQIAALNAQREQWRAQAEKAQDELEEAEEARAMADEKAALAEDNAAAKHDALPALEAKWRDAQAQLNDERARIAQTEQSLKLEAAHQRNADQQLQQLQQRHERLKSEAGGLDAPDEAQLEELRMQLAEQEEILAEAQARLADAQETVPRLDGERRAAQERVQAEAAQIHQLEARLAALKQLQENVQTEGKVQPWLDRHELGALPRLWKKLHVEAGWEAALEAVLRERLAALEVSNLDWVKAFATDAPPAKLAFYAPPAAGEPPAAVAGLRPVLSLVRIDDAGIRAVLNDWLGNVYVADDVAQALATRTQLPAGGAFVVKAGHVVTRVGVQLYAADSEQAGMLARQQEIENLTRQVRAQALLADEARRTAARAEAAHTQATQALGDVRAQAERATQRVHALQMDVLKLAQAHERYTQRSTQIREELEEIGAQIEEQRAMRAESEANFERFDGELAELQARFEDNQLAFEALDESLTQARQEARDLERGANDARFAARNAVTRIDELKRSIQVAHEQSERVAGSLEDARAELETINEQTAHTGLQDALEVRAVKEEALQAARIELDDLTAKLRASDEQRLVAERSLQPLRDRITELQLKEQAARLAVEQFAEQLTAAEVDEEALREKLTPDLKPSYLQGEVTRLNNAINALGPVNMAALDELKAASERKVFLDAQSADLIDAITTLEDAIHKIDQETRTLLQGTFDEVNRHFSDLFPRLFGGGQAKLIMTGDEILDAGVQVMAQPPGKKNATIHLLSGGEKALTATALVFAMFQLNPAPFCLLDEVDAPLDDANTERFANLVRAMSDKTQFLFISHNKIAMEMAQQLIGVTMQEQGVSRIVAVDMETAAGFAQN; this is encoded by the coding sequence GTGCGTCTGAGCTCGATCAAACTCGCTGGCTTCAAATCCTTCGTCGATCCCACGCATTTCCAGGTTCCGGGCCAGCTTGTCGGCGTGGTGGGCCCGAACGGGTGCGGCAAGTCCAACATCATCGATGCCGTGCGCTGGGTGCTCGGCGAGTCGCGCGCTTCCGAGCTGCGCGGCGAGTCGATGCAGGACGTGATCTTCAACGGCTCGACTGCCCGCAAGCCCGGCAGCCGGGCCAGCGTCGAACTGATCTTCGACAATTCCGACGGCCGCGCGGCCGGCCAGTGGGGCCAGTACGGCGAGATCGCCGTGAAGCGCGTGCTCACGCGCGACGGCACGTCGAGTTACTACATCAACAACCTGCCGGCGCGTCGCCGCGACATCCAGGACATCTTCCTCGGCACGGGCCTCGGGCCGCGTGCGTACGCGATCATCGGGCAGGGCATGATCGCGCGGATCATCGAGGCGAAGCCGGAAGAGCTGCGCGTGTTCCTCGAGGAAGCCGCGGGCGTATCGAAGTACAAGGAGCGCCGCCGCGAAACCGAGAACCGCCTGCACGACACGCGCGAGAACCTGACGCGCGTCGAGGACATCGTCCGCGAACTCGGTGCGAACCTCGAGAAGCTCGAGGCGCAAGCCGTCGTCGCGACCAAATACAAGGAACTCGTCGCCGACGGCGAGGAGAAGCAGCGCCTGCTGTGGCTGCTGCGCAAGAACGAGGCCGCGGGCGAGCAGCAGAAGCAGCAGCGCGCGATCGAACAGGCGCAGATCGACCTCGAGGCGCAGACGGCGAAGCTGCGCGAGGTCGAGGCGCAGCTCGAGACGCTGCGTGTCGCGCATTACTCGGCGAGCGACGCGATGCAGGGCGCGCAGGGTTCGCTCTACGAGGCGAACGCCGAGGTGAGCCGCCTCGAGGCCGAGATCAAGTTCATCGTCGAATCGCGCAATCGCGTGCAGGCGCAGATCGCCGCGCTGAATGCGCAGCGCGAGCAATGGCGCGCGCAGGCCGAGAAGGCGCAGGACGAGCTCGAGGAGGCCGAGGAGGCGCGTGCGATGGCCGACGAGAAGGCCGCGCTCGCCGAAGACAACGCCGCCGCGAAGCACGACGCGCTGCCGGCGCTCGAAGCGAAATGGCGCGATGCGCAGGCGCAGCTCAACGACGAGCGCGCGCGGATCGCGCAGACCGAACAGTCGCTGAAACTCGAGGCCGCGCACCAGCGCAACGCCGACCAGCAGCTTCAGCAGCTTCAGCAGCGCCATGAGCGCCTGAAGAGCGAAGCAGGCGGGCTCGACGCGCCGGACGAGGCCCAGCTCGAGGAACTGCGCATGCAGCTGGCCGAGCAGGAAGAGATCCTTGCCGAAGCGCAGGCGCGCCTCGCCGACGCGCAGGAAACGGTGCCGCGCCTCGATGGCGAACGCCGTGCCGCGCAGGAGCGCGTGCAGGCCGAGGCCGCGCAGATCCACCAGCTGGAGGCGCGTCTCGCCGCGTTGAAGCAACTGCAGGAAAACGTGCAGACCGAAGGCAAGGTGCAGCCGTGGCTCGACAGGCACGAGCTCGGCGCGCTGCCGCGCCTGTGGAAGAAGCTGCACGTCGAGGCCGGCTGGGAAGCGGCGCTCGAGGCCGTGCTGCGCGAGCGCCTCGCCGCGCTCGAAGTGTCGAATCTCGACTGGGTGAAGGCATTCGCGACCGATGCGCCGCCCGCGAAGCTCGCGTTCTATGCGCCGCCCGCGGCCGGCGAACCGCCCGCGGCCGTGGCTGGCCTGCGTCCGGTGCTGTCGCTCGTGCGCATCGACGACGCGGGCATCCGTGCGGTGCTGAACGACTGGCTCGGCAACGTGTATGTCGCCGACGACGTCGCACAGGCGCTCGCGACGCGCACGCAGCTGCCGGCAGGCGGCGCGTTCGTCGTCAAGGCCGGCCATGTCGTCACGCGCGTCGGCGTGCAGCTCTATGCCGCCGATTCGGAACAGGCCGGGATGCTGGCCCGCCAGCAGGAAATCGAAAACCTGACGCGCCAGGTGCGTGCGCAGGCGCTGCTCGCCGACGAGGCGCGCCGCACGGCGGCCCGCGCGGAAGCCGCGCACACGCAGGCCACGCAGGCGCTCGGCGACGTGCGCGCACAGGCCGAGCGTGCGACGCAACGCGTGCACGCGCTGCAGATGGACGTGCTGAAGCTTGCGCAGGCGCACGAACGTTACACGCAGCGCAGCACGCAGATCCGCGAGGAACTCGAGGAAATCGGCGCGCAGATCGAAGAGCAGCGCGCGATGCGCGCGGAATCGGAAGCGAATTTCGAGCGTTTCGACGGCGAACTCGCGGAGCTGCAGGCGCGCTTCGAGGACAACCAGCTCGCATTCGAGGCGCTCGACGAATCGCTGACGCAGGCGCGTCAGGAAGCGCGTGACCTCGAGCGCGGCGCGAACGACGCGCGCTTCGCCGCGCGCAACGCGGTGACGCGGATCGACGAGCTCAAGCGCAGCATCCAGGTCGCGCACGAGCAGAGCGAACGTGTCGCCGGGTCGCTGGAAGACGCACGCGCCGAACTCGAGACGATCAACGAGCAGACCGCGCACACGGGCCTGCAGGACGCACTCGAAGTTCGTGCGGTGAAGGAAGAGGCGCTGCAGGCCGCGCGGATCGAACTCGACGACCTGACCGCGAAGCTGCGCGCGTCGGACGAGCAGCGGCTCGTCGCCGAGCGCTCGCTGCAGCCGCTGCGCGACCGCATCACCGAATTGCAGTTGAAGGAGCAGGCCGCGCGCCTGGCGGTCGAGCAGTTCGCCGAGCAGCTGACCGCGGCCGAGGTCGACGAGGAAGCGCTGCGCGAGAAGCTCACGCCGGATCTGAAGCCGTCTTACCTGCAGGGCGAGGTCACGCGCCTGAACAACGCGATCAACGCGCTCGGCCCGGTGAACATGGCCGCGCTCGACGAGCTGAAGGCGGCGAGCGAGCGCAAGGTGTTCCTCGACGCGCAGTCGGCCGACCTGATCGATGCGATCACGACGCTCGAGGACGCGATCCACAAGATCGACCAGGAAACGCGTACGCTGCTGCAAGGCACCTTCGACGAGGTCAACCGTCACTTCAGCGACCTGTTCCCGCGCCTGTTCGGCGGCGGCCAGGCGAAGCTGATCATGACCGGCGACGAGATCCTCGATGCCGGCGTGCAGGTGATGGCGCAGCCGCCCGGCAAGAAGAACGCGACGATTCACCTGCTGTCGGGCGGCGAGAAGGCGCTGACCGCGACCGCACTGGTGTTCGCGATGTTCCAGCTGAATCCGGCGCCGTTCTGTCTGCTCGACGAGGTCGACGCGCCGCTCGACGACGCGAACACCGAGCGTTTCGCGAATCTCGTGCGCGCGATGTCCGACAAGACGCAGTTCCTGTTCATCTCGCACAACAAGATCGCGATGGAGATGGCGCAGCAACTGATCGGCGTGACGATGCAGGAGCAGGGCGTGTCGCGGATCGTCGCGGTGGACATGGAAACCGCCGCGGGTTTTGCCCAGAATTGA
- a CDS encoding DMT family transporter, with protein MNNAVRGSLPTLAILIGASVWGLIWYPLRILASLGVTGTLASALTSLVAFLFVIVARHRTIATLRWHWVLPGIAVTAGVTNLGFVWGTIHGEVLRVMLLFYLTPAWTAIYAHFLLRERLTWAGAGLAALSIGGAMLMLWSPALGLPLPASPAEWAGLAAGLSFAMSNVLVIKASRELPEMRAEMRTATLFGGAAVFGAIASLFEGLPAAPAGGQLGVAALIIVAIGVTMASNNLLVQYGLARVPANRASIIMLFEIVITALSAWVFANELPTAREWAGGACIVLATLLSSRVHRAAPAPDKPGDGRDGARAMV; from the coding sequence ATGAATAACGCGGTACGCGGCAGCCTGCCGACGCTGGCCATCCTGATCGGCGCGTCGGTATGGGGCCTGATCTGGTATCCGCTGCGGATCCTTGCGTCGCTCGGCGTGACGGGCACGCTGGCGAGCGCGCTGACGAGCCTCGTCGCGTTCCTGTTCGTGATCGTCGCGCGGCACCGGACGATCGCGACGCTGCGCTGGCACTGGGTGCTGCCCGGCATCGCCGTGACGGCCGGCGTGACGAACCTCGGGTTCGTGTGGGGCACGATCCACGGCGAGGTGCTGCGCGTGATGCTGCTGTTCTACCTGACCCCCGCGTGGACCGCGATCTACGCGCACTTCCTGCTGCGCGAGCGGCTGACCTGGGCCGGCGCGGGGCTCGCGGCGCTGTCGATCGGCGGCGCGATGCTGATGCTGTGGTCGCCGGCGCTCGGCCTGCCGCTGCCGGCCAGTCCGGCCGAATGGGCCGGCCTCGCCGCCGGGCTGAGCTTCGCGATGAGCAACGTGCTCGTGATCAAGGCGAGCCGCGAGCTGCCGGAGATGCGCGCGGAGATGCGCACCGCGACGCTGTTCGGCGGCGCGGCCGTGTTCGGCGCGATCGCGTCGCTGTTCGAGGGGCTGCCGGCTGCTCCGGCGGGCGGCCAGCTCGGCGTCGCCGCGCTGATCATCGTCGCGATCGGCGTGACGATGGCGTCGAACAACCTGCTCGTGCAGTACGGGCTCGCGCGCGTGCCGGCGAACCGTGCGTCGATCATCATGCTGTTCGAGATCGTGATCACCGCGCTGTCGGCGTGGGTGTTCGCGAACGAGCTGCCGACCGCGCGCGAGTGGGCGGGCGGCGCATGCATCGTGCTCGCCACGCTGCTGTCGAGCCGGGTCCATCGTGCCGCGCCGGCACCGGACAAACCCGGCGACGGTCGGGACGGTGCACGCGCGATGGTATGA
- the dapC gene encoding succinyldiaminopimelate transaminase, with amino-acid sequence MAASPVNPRLDSLQPYPFEKLRALFKDVTPSGALKPISFGIGEPKHATPALIRDAVVAALDGLASYPATAGSDALRTSIAHWLERRYGLPAIDPATQVLPVSGSREALFSLAQTVIDARPSETGEKAIVLCPNPFYQIYEGAALLAGAEPYFANSDPARNFACDYASVPDAIWARTQLLYVCSPGNPTGAVLTLDDWRELFALSDRHGFVIASDECYSEIYFDEAAPPLGGLEAAHRLGRGFERLVMLSSLSKRSNVPGMRSGFVAGDAALLKKFLLYRTYHGAALSPVWQHASIAAWNDEAHVRENRALYLQKFNTVTPMLADVIDVKLPDAAFYLWANVSRTGLSDTEFARRLYADYNVTVLPGSYLARDAHGTNPGRDFIRIALVAGTPECVEGAQRIVDFCRSLAR; translated from the coding sequence ATGGCCGCTTCGCCCGTGAACCCTCGACTCGACTCGCTCCAGCCCTACCCCTTCGAAAAGCTGCGCGCCCTGTTCAAGGACGTGACGCCCTCCGGCGCCCTCAAACCGATCAGCTTCGGCATCGGCGAGCCCAAACATGCGACCCCGGCGCTGATCCGCGACGCCGTGGTGGCCGCGCTCGACGGTCTCGCGTCGTACCCGGCCACCGCCGGCTCGGACGCGCTGCGTACGTCGATCGCGCACTGGCTCGAGCGCCGCTACGGGCTGCCGGCCATCGATCCGGCTACGCAGGTGCTGCCCGTGTCGGGCTCGCGCGAGGCGCTGTTCTCGCTTGCCCAGACGGTGATCGACGCACGCCCGTCCGAAACGGGCGAGAAGGCGATCGTACTCTGTCCGAATCCTTTCTATCAAATTTACGAAGGCGCGGCGCTGCTGGCCGGTGCCGAACCCTATTTCGCGAACAGCGATCCGGCCCGCAACTTCGCGTGCGACTACGCGTCGGTGCCCGACGCAATCTGGGCGCGCACGCAGCTGCTGTACGTATGCTCGCCGGGCAACCCGACGGGCGCCGTGCTGACTCTCGACGACTGGCGCGAGCTGTTCGCGCTGTCCGACCGCCACGGTTTCGTGATCGCGTCGGACGAGTGCTATTCGGAAATCTATTTCGACGAAGCGGCACCGCCGCTCGGCGGCCTCGAGGCCGCGCACCGCCTCGGCCGCGGCTTCGAGCGGCTCGTGATGCTGTCGAGCCTGTCGAAACGCTCGAACGTGCCGGGCATGCGCTCGGGTTTCGTCGCCGGCGACGCCGCGCTGCTGAAGAAATTCCTGCTGTACCGCACGTACCACGGCGCGGCGCTGTCGCCGGTCTGGCAGCACGCGAGCATCGCCGCGTGGAACGACGAGGCGCACGTGCGCGAGAACCGCGCGCTGTACCTGCAGAAGTTCAACACGGTCACGCCGATGCTCGCCGACGTGATCGACGTGAAACTGCCCGACGCGGCGTTCTACCTGTGGGCCAACGTGTCGCGCACCGGCCTGTCGGACACCGAGTTCGCCCGCCGCCTGTACGCCGACTATAATGTGACGGTTCTGCCCGGCTCGTACCTGGCGCGCGATGCGCACGGCACGAATCCGGGCCGCGATTTCATCCGGATCGCGCTCGTCGCGGGCACCCCCGAATGCGTCGAGGGCGCGCAACGCATCGTCGATTTCTGCCGGTCTCTCGCGCGGTAA
- the dapD gene encoding 2,3,4,5-tetrahydropyridine-2,6-dicarboxylate N-succinyltransferase: MSQQLQQIIDTAWDNRAELSPKAAPADVREAVAHAIEQLDKGALRVAEKIDGNWTVHQWLKKAVLLSFRLEDNAPMPAGGYSQFYDKVPSKFANYTAEDFAAGGFRVVPPAIARRGSFIAKNVVLMPSYTNIGAYVDEGTMVDTWATVGSCAQIGKNVHLSGGVGIGGVLEPLQANPVIIEDNCFIGARSEVVEGVIVEENSVISMGVYLGQSTKIYDRETGEVSYGRIPAGSVVVAGNLPSKDGSHSLYCAVIVKKVDAKTRAKVGLNELLRGD, encoded by the coding sequence ATGTCGCAACAACTTCAGCAAATCATCGATACCGCCTGGGACAACCGCGCCGAGCTGTCGCCGAAGGCCGCACCGGCCGACGTCCGCGAAGCCGTCGCGCACGCGATCGAGCAGCTCGACAAAGGCGCGCTGCGCGTTGCCGAGAAGATCGACGGCAACTGGACCGTGCACCAGTGGCTGAAGAAGGCCGTGCTGCTGTCGTTCCGCCTGGAGGACAACGCGCCGATGCCCGCCGGCGGCTACTCGCAGTTCTACGACAAGGTGCCGTCGAAGTTCGCGAACTACACGGCCGAAGATTTCGCCGCAGGCGGCTTTCGCGTCGTGCCGCCGGCCATCGCGCGCCGCGGCTCGTTCATCGCGAAGAACGTCGTGCTGATGCCGTCGTACACCAACATCGGCGCGTACGTCGACGAAGGCACGATGGTCGACACGTGGGCGACGGTCGGCTCGTGCGCGCAGATCGGCAAGAACGTGCACCTGTCGGGCGGCGTCGGCATCGGCGGCGTGCTCGAGCCGCTGCAGGCGAACCCGGTCATCATCGAAGACAACTGCTTCATCGGCGCCCGCTCGGAAGTCGTCGAAGGCGTGATCGTCGAGGAAAACTCGGTGATCTCGATGGGCGTGTACCTCGGCCAGAGCACGAAGATCTACGATCGCGAGACGGGCGAAGTCAGCTACGGCCGCATCCCGGCCGGCTCGGTCGTCGTCGCCGGCAACCTGCCGTCGAAGGACGGCTCGCACAGCCTGTACTGCGCGGTGATCGTCAAGAAGGTCGACGCGAAGACGCGCGCGAAGGTCGGCCTGAACGAGCTGCTGCGAGGCGACTGA
- a CDS encoding ArsC family reductase, translating to MAKPHTVVVYGIPNCDTVKKARVWLDDHGVEFEFHDFKKLGVSAPLIEDWLKDVSLDALVNKRGTTWRGLDDAMKAAAESKTGAVALMIHKPSVIKRPVLVVNGRVKSLGFVADQYAALFAA from the coding sequence ATGGCGAAGCCGCACACCGTGGTCGTCTACGGCATTCCGAATTGCGACACCGTGAAGAAGGCCCGCGTGTGGCTCGACGATCACGGCGTCGAATTCGAGTTTCACGATTTCAAGAAGCTCGGCGTCAGCGCGCCGCTGATCGAAGACTGGCTGAAGGACGTGTCGCTCGACGCGCTCGTCAACAAGCGCGGCACCACGTGGCGCGGCCTGGACGACGCAATGAAGGCGGCCGCCGAATCGAAGACCGGCGCGGTCGCGCTGATGATCCACAAGCCGTCGGTCATCAAGCGTCCCGTGCTGGTGGTCAACGGCCGCGTGAAATCGCTCGGCTTCGTGGCCGATCAATACGCGGCGCTGTTTGCCGCATAG
- the dapE gene encoding succinyl-diaminopimelate desuccinylase yields MSATLALTEQLIARASVTPDDQHCQQILTERLAALGFECETVASHGVTNLWAVKRGADGRDGKLLAFAGHTDVVPTGPLEQWSSPPFVPAHRDGKLYGRGAADMKTSLAAFVVASEEFVAAHPGHRGAIAFLITSDEEGPATDGTVKVVELLETRGERMDYCIVGEPTSTSELGDVVKNGRRGSMSGELVVKGVQGHIAYPHLAKNPIHLLAPALAELAAEQWDEGNEYFPPTTWQVSNLHAGTGATNVIPGHADLLFNFRFSTASTVEGLQARVHAILDKHGLEYTLKWSVSGLPFLTPRGELSGALENAIRTETGITTELSTTGGTSDGRFIARICPQVIEFGPPNGSIHKIDEHIEVRFIDPLKNVYRRVLEQLIA; encoded by the coding sequence ATGTCCGCCACCCTAGCCCTTACCGAACAGCTGATCGCCCGCGCGTCCGTGACGCCCGACGACCAGCATTGCCAGCAGATCCTGACCGAGCGCCTCGCCGCGCTCGGCTTCGAATGCGAGACCGTCGCGTCGCACGGCGTGACCAACCTGTGGGCCGTCAAGCGCGGCGCCGACGGCCGCGACGGCAAGCTGCTCGCCTTCGCGGGCCACACCGACGTCGTACCGACCGGCCCGCTCGAGCAATGGAGCTCGCCGCCGTTCGTCCCCGCCCATCGGGACGGCAAGCTGTACGGCCGCGGCGCGGCCGACATGAAGACCTCGCTCGCGGCGTTCGTCGTCGCATCCGAGGAATTCGTCGCGGCACACCCCGGCCACCGCGGCGCGATCGCGTTCCTGATCACCAGCGACGAGGAAGGCCCCGCCACCGATGGCACCGTGAAGGTCGTCGAGCTGCTCGAAACACGCGGTGAACGCATGGACTACTGCATCGTCGGCGAGCCGACGTCGACCAGCGAACTCGGCGACGTCGTCAAGAACGGCCGCCGCGGCTCGATGTCGGGCGAACTGGTCGTCAAGGGCGTACAGGGCCACATCGCCTATCCGCACCTCGCGAAGAATCCGATCCACCTGCTCGCGCCGGCGCTCGCCGAGCTCGCCGCCGAACAGTGGGACGAAGGCAACGAATACTTCCCGCCGACCACCTGGCAGGTGTCGAACCTGCACGCCGGCACCGGCGCGACCAACGTGATCCCCGGCCACGCCGACCTGCTGTTCAACTTCCGCTTCTCGACCGCGAGCACGGTCGAGGGCCTGCAGGCGCGCGTGCACGCGATCCTCGACAAGCACGGCCTCGAATACACGCTGAAGTGGTCGGTGAGCGGCCTGCCGTTCCTCACGCCGCGCGGCGAGCTGTCGGGCGCGCTGGAAAACGCGATCCGCACCGAGACCGGCATCACGACCGAGCTGTCGACCACGGGCGGCACGTCGGACGGCCGTTTCATCGCGCGCATCTGCCCGCAGGTGATCGAGTTCGGCCCGCCGAACGGCAGCATCCACAAGATCGACGAGCACATCGAAGTGCGCTTCATCGATCCGCTGAAGAACGTGTACCGCCGCGTGCTCGAACAACTGATCGCCTGA
- the prmB gene encoding 50S ribosomal protein L3 N(5)-glutamine methyltransferase has translation MTTPFATVRDLLRYAVTRFSKAKLAFGHGSDNAYDEAAYLVLRTLDLPLDTLEPFLDARLLPDEIAAVLAVIERRATDRVPAAYLTHEAWMHGHRFYVDERVIVPRSFIGELLDDGLQPYVADPEQVGAVLELCTGSGCLAILAASAFPNAEIDAVDLSDKALEVAEINVRDYGLADRVALHRGDLYAPLPAFRTDPGTRYDVILTNPPYVNASSMAALPPEYRHEPEMALAGGDDGMDIVRRIVAEAHRWLHDDGVLVVEIGNERENVEAAFGGLELTWLPTSAGDDAVFLIQASDLPQKP, from the coding sequence ATGACGACACCTTTTGCCACTGTTCGCGACCTGCTGCGCTACGCGGTCACGCGCTTCTCGAAGGCGAAGCTCGCGTTCGGCCACGGCTCCGACAATGCGTACGACGAAGCGGCCTACCTCGTGCTGCGCACGCTCGACCTGCCGCTCGACACGCTCGAGCCGTTCCTCGACGCACGCCTGCTGCCCGACGAAATCGCGGCCGTGCTCGCGGTGATCGAACGGCGCGCGACCGACCGCGTGCCGGCCGCGTACCTCACGCATGAAGCGTGGATGCATGGCCACCGCTTCTATGTCGACGAGCGCGTGATCGTGCCGCGCTCGTTCATCGGCGAACTGCTCGACGACGGGCTGCAGCCGTACGTCGCCGATCCCGAACAGGTCGGCGCCGTGCTCGAGCTGTGCACGGGCTCGGGCTGCCTCGCGATCCTCGCGGCGAGCGCGTTCCCGAACGCCGAGATCGACGCGGTCGACCTGTCCGACAAGGCCCTCGAAGTCGCCGAGATCAACGTACGCGACTACGGCCTCGCAGACCGCGTCGCACTGCACCGCGGCGACCTCTACGCACCGCTGCCCGCGTTCCGCACCGACCCGGGCACGCGTTACGACGTGATCCTGACGAACCCGCCGTACGTGAACGCATCGTCGATGGCCGCACTGCCGCCCGAGTACCGTCACGAGCCGGAGATGGCGCTCGCGGGCGGCGATGACGGGATGGACATCGTGCGACGCATCGTCGCCGAAGCCCATCGCTGGCTGCACGACGACGGCGTGCTCGTCGTCGAGATCGGCAACGAGCGCGAGAACGTCGAGGCCGCGTTCGGCGGCCTCGAACTCACGTGGCTGCCGACCAGCGCAGGCGACGACGCCGTGTTCCTGATCCAGGCGTCGGATCTCCCGCAGAAGCCCTGA
- the cls gene encoding cardiolipin synthase: MTLDWLHLGTLILTIHVLGIVAACHAIMNTRTSQGAIAWAVSLAAMPYLTLIPYLFLGRSKFSGYVDARRHETEALRTHTHHVPWAAADSTDGAAASALGQAAVLALTRLGGMPFLGGNSVRTLVNGDATFSAILAAIDAARDYVVVQFFIVRDDALGRMLRDSLLARAAAGVRCCLLYDSIGSFDLPHGYVDSLRRGGVEVHPFATNRKFVNRFQLNFRNHRKIVVVDGNRAFVGGHNVGVEYLGAKPRLSPWRDTHIEIRGPVVASIQYVFAEDWHWATQKLPPLALPPPAQPGDNMHCLAVPMGPADKQETGSLFFVEAINAARERVWITTPYLVPDEAVISALKLAVMRGVDVRILIPSRRDHYVVFEASKLYARDLVDAGVKVFRYRPGFLHQKVVLIDRIAAAIGSANLDNRSFRLNFEIMVLTVDRAFADEVETMLVADFAQAYEVDANEYRRSPAWRRIAMHVARLFAPIL, encoded by the coding sequence ATGACCCTCGACTGGCTACATCTCGGTACCCTGATCCTGACCATCCATGTGCTCGGGATCGTCGCGGCGTGCCACGCGATCATGAACACGCGCACGTCGCAAGGTGCGATCGCATGGGCCGTCTCGCTGGCGGCCATGCCGTACCTGACGCTCATTCCGTACCTGTTCCTCGGTCGCAGCAAGTTCTCCGGCTACGTCGACGCCCGGCGCCACGAGACCGAAGCGCTGCGCACGCATACGCACCACGTTCCGTGGGCCGCCGCCGATTCGACCGACGGCGCGGCCGCGAGCGCGCTCGGCCAGGCCGCGGTGCTCGCGCTCACGCGGCTCGGCGGCATGCCGTTCCTCGGCGGCAATTCGGTGCGCACGCTCGTGAACGGCGATGCGACGTTCTCGGCGATCCTGGCCGCAATCGACGCCGCGCGCGATTACGTGGTGGTGCAATTCTTCATCGTGCGCGACGATGCGCTCGGCCGGATGCTGCGCGACTCGCTGCTCGCACGTGCCGCAGCCGGCGTGCGCTGCTGCCTGCTGTACGACAGCATCGGCAGCTTCGACCTGCCGCACGGCTACGTCGACTCGTTGCGCCGGGGCGGCGTCGAGGTTCATCCGTTCGCGACCAACCGGAAGTTCGTCAACCGCTTCCAGCTCAACTTCCGCAACCACCGCAAGATCGTCGTCGTCGACGGCAATCGCGCGTTCGTCGGCGGCCACAACGTCGGCGTCGAATATCTCGGCGCGAAGCCGCGCCTGTCGCCGTGGCGCGACACGCACATCGAGATACGCGGCCCCGTGGTCGCGAGCATCCAGTACGTGTTCGCCGAAGACTGGCACTGGGCGACGCAGAAGCTGCCGCCGCTCGCGCTGCCGCCACCCGCGCAGCCGGGCGACAACATGCATTGCCTCGCCGTGCCGATGGGGCCGGCCGACAAGCAGGAGACAGGCTCGCTGTTCTTCGTCGAGGCGATCAACGCCGCGCGCGAACGGGTCTGGATCACCACGCCGTACCTCGTCCCCGACGAAGCCGTGATCTCCGCGCTGAAGCTCGCCGTGATGCGCGGCGTCGACGTGCGCATCCTGATTCCGAGCCGGCGCGATCACTACGTGGTATTCGAGGCGTCGAAGCTGTACGCGCGCGACCTGGTCGATGCGGGCGTGAAGGTATTCCGCTACCGGCCCGGCTTCCTGCACCAGAAAGTCGTGCTGATCGACCGCATCGCGGCGGCGATCGGCAGCGCGAATCTCGACAACCGCTCGTTCCGCCTCAATTTCGAGATCATGGTGCTGACCGTCGACCGCGCATTCGCCGACGAGGTCGAGACGATGCTCGTTGCCGACTTCGCACAGGCGTACGAGGTCGATGCGAACGAATACCGCCGCTCGCCTGCCTGGCGACGCATCGCGATGCACGTCGCGCGGCTGTTCGCGCCGATTCTGTGA